A genome region from Hevea brasiliensis isolate MT/VB/25A 57/8 chromosome 9, ASM3005281v1, whole genome shotgun sequence includes the following:
- the LOC110660842 gene encoding uncharacterized protein LOC110660842, with protein sequence MIRLLNATEEGNIDGLYAAIGENPHIFDQIEEIPFADTPLHGAAFAGHIQYAMEIMRLRPSFARKSNQKGFTPIQIAFQKEHIQLVLGLVDMDSDLVQIKGREGLTPLHYAAENGNRHLLARFLSVCPKSIGDVNIRNETALHIALKTNKREAFEFLVDRLHWDCHEEARYWEKRILNRKDVEGNTVLHIATSRNQPHLVGLLIGRGIDVNAKNVYEQTALDIAEINRLHEISHLLRDVGAARASSLSADNTIAFLRTDQRLNMAAEQGDIIALYSIIREDPYLLERIENASFIDTPLHISASKGHTQFALEIMWLKPSLAKKPNQDGFSPLHLALQNEQFQTVRGLLDADRNLLSVKGRAGQTPLHYVAERGNLDLLTEFLRAYPKSIQDLTIYKETALHVAAKKDMWEAFGVLCGWLQLTGQNAILNCTDDEGNSVLHIATSKNQIEASCPPGFLQIFQEMSRLFHAHETLYLLRFVFVMQAVKLLIGGKVDLNIKNMNGNTALDVLYESQTQMMIRSKIRKILCRAGALRSSSIPHTTTVADNLSKKRTGLEIWALSRYREKLIMSDQNRNAILVVAVLIATATYQAVLSPPGGVWQGDPTLLFPNTDSQSRYINAGAFVGRPVMFDLLPLVWYLFSVLNTAAFILSIGIIYNLLPRRPLIVLPLVIPLFLCYGISWYAVQTGGINLFIVGVVIVAILILLFRGFIAWFQKAWRDLVKLMAHNPKI encoded by the exons ATGATCCGCCTCCTGAATGCTACTGAAGAAGGAAACATAGATGGTCTATATGCAGCTATTGGAGAGAATCCACATATTTTCGATCAAATTGAGGAGATCCCATTTGCTGATACTCCATTACATGGAGCTGCATTTGCAGGGCATATCCAATATGCCATGGAGATCATGAGATTAAGGCCATCATTTGCTCGGAAGTCTAACCAAAAAGGGTTCACCCCCATACAAATTGCATTTCAAAAAGAGCATATTCAGTTGGTGCTTGGGCTGGTAGACATGGACAGTGACCTTGTCCAAATCAAAGGGAGGGAAGGGTTAACTCCTTTGCATTATGCAGCTGAAAATGGAAATCGTCATCTGTTGGCAAGGTTTTTGTCAGTTTGCCCCAAGTCCATAGGGGATGTTAATATTCGAAACGAGACTGCTCTGCATATAGCTCTGAAAACCAATAAGCGTGAAGCTTTTGAGTTCCTTGTTGATAGGCTTCACTGGGATTGCCATGAAGAGGCGCGATACTGGGAGAAGAGGATCCTAAACCGGAAGGATGTGGAAGGCAACACTGTGTTACACATTGCAACATCCAGAAATCAACCCCAC CTTGTGGGATTGTTAATTGGACGCGGAATTGATGTAAATGCCAAGAATGTTTACGAGCAGACAGCTTTGGACATTGCAGAAATAAATCGTTTACATGAGATTAGTCATTTGCTACGTGACGTTGGAGCAGCTAGAGCTTCTTCGCTTTCTGCCGATAACACCATTGCATTCTTAAG AACCGACCAGAGGTTGAACATGGCAGCTGAACAAGGAGATATTATTGCCCTGTATTCAATTATAAGGGAGGACCCATACCTTCTAGAGCGCATCGAGAATGCCTCATTCATCGATACTCCACTGCACATATCTGCATCCAAAGGGCACACCCAATTTGCCTTAGAGATCATGTGGTTAAAACCATCGCTGGCTAAGAAGCCAAACCAAGATGGGTTTAGCCCTTTGCACCTGGCTCTGCAAAATGAGCAGTTCCAAACAGTGCGTGGCCTCCTAGATGCGGATAGAAACCTGTTAAGCGTCAAAGGAAGAGCCGGTCAAACACCTCTGCATTATGTAGCGGAAAGGGGAAATCTTGATCTTCTGACAGAATTCTTAAGAGCTTATCCTAAATCCATTCAAGACTTGACAATTTACAAGGAAACTGCCCTGCATGTTGCTGCTAAAAAGGATATGTGGGAAGCTTTTGGTGTCCTATGCGGATGGCTTCAACTTACTGGGCAAAATGCAATCCTAAATTGCACTGATGATGAAGGAAATAGTGTATTACACATCGCAACATCCAAAAATCAAATTGAGGCAAGTTGTCCTCCTGGTTTTCTGCAAATATTCCAAGAAATGTCCAGGTTATTCCATGCACATGAAACTCTCTATTTACTAAGGTTTGTCTTTGTAATGCAGGCGGTGAAGTTGTTAATTGGAGGTAAAGTtgatttaaatatcaaaaatatgAATGGTAACACAGCTTTGGACGTCTTATATGAATCCCAAACACAAATGATGATTAGGAGCAAAATAAGGAAAATACTATGTCGTGCTGGAGCTTTAAGATCTTCTTCAATTCCTCATACCACTACCGTAGCAGATAATCTAAGCAAAAAGAGGACAGGCCTTGAGATATGGGCACTATCCAGGTACCGCGAAAAATTGATAATGTCAGATCAAAATCGCAATGCCATACTTGTGGTGGCTGTACTGATAGCAACTGCCACATACCAAGCAGTGCTCAGCCCTCCAGGAGGAGTTTGGCAGGGTGATCCTACTTTGCTTTTTCCTAACACTGACAGCCAATCCAGATATATCAACGCAGGAGCATTCGTGGGAAGACCTGTCATGTTCGATCTGTTACCCTTAGTGTGGTATTTATTCTCGGTTTTGAACACAGCAGCATTTATTCTATCAATAGGAATAATCTACAATCTCTTGCCAAGGCGGCCTTTGATCGTTCTACCACTAGTGATACCCCTATTTCTTTGCTATGGGATATCATGGTACGCCGTGCAGACTGGTGGAATAAATTTGTTCATCGTAGGGGTTGTTATTGTGGCGATATTAATACTGCTCTTCCGGGGTTTCATTGCATGGTTTCAAAAAGCTTGGCGTGATCTGGTCAAATTGATGGCTCACAACCCCAAAATTTGA